The following are from one region of the Halarcobacter sp. genome:
- a CDS encoding TRAP transporter substrate-binding protein, translating to MLNLFTNMKRNIVMTTLVVLLGVMSVVETATAAQNWRFSNLYGRGTAFGDLYQQLAKDIEKNTNGEIKVQVLFSGEGVGTSGLLGATKSGLITMAAPFQSMHAGELPAGVVEIGLPGGTADTDELYKLFHEKGWDKILKEAYGSQGLVWLEPYIQPPVYIITKKPIKSVADFQGLKIRAPGAYGKFLRNLGASPVSLAWSEIYTSLATGVIDGSIGSNMIDHRDGNHVEVAKYMYKLPLAGAQVLPIVVNRSAWNKLTDAQKKGVYDATVAHAKAQLTMSKKWEKEAVAQMEAKGLKWSPEPSVADKKAWAQAGAGLWDEYAAKDKYSKQLIDVLKNQAK from the coding sequence ATGTTAAATTTATTTACTAACATGAAAAGAAATATAGTAATGACTACATTAGTTGTACTATTAGGTGTAATGTCAGTTGTTGAAACAGCAACAGCTGCTCAAAATTGGAGATTCTCAAACCTTTATGGTAGAGGAACAGCATTCGGTGATTTATATCAACAACTTGCAAAAGATATTGAAAAAAATACTAACGGTGAAATCAAAGTTCAAGTATTATTTTCTGGTGAAGGTGTAGGTACTTCTGGACTTTTAGGTGCTACTAAATCTGGTCTTATTACTATGGCTGCGCCATTCCAATCTATGCATGCTGGTGAATTACCTGCTGGTGTTGTTGAAATTGGTTTACCTGGTGGTACTGCTGATACTGATGAGCTTTACAAACTTTTCCATGAAAAAGGTTGGGATAAAATCCTTAAAGAAGCTTATGGTTCTCAAGGTTTAGTATGGTTAGAGCCTTATATTCAACCTCCAGTTTATATTATCACTAAAAAACCTATCAAATCTGTTGCTGATTTCCAAGGTTTAAAAATTAGAGCTCCTGGTGCTTATGGTAAATTTTTAAGAAATTTAGGTGCTTCTCCTGTTTCTTTAGCGTGGAGTGAAATCTATACTAGTTTAGCTACTGGTGTTATTGATGGTTCTATTGGTTCTAATATGATTGACCACAGAGATGGTAATCACGTTGAAGTTGCTAAATATATGTACAAACTTCCTTTAGCTGGTGCTCAAGTTTTACCAATCGTTGTAAATAGATCTGCTTGGAATAAACTTACTGATGCTCAGAAAAAAGGTGTTTATGATGCAACTGTAGCTCATGCAAAAGCTCAATTAACTATGTCTAAAAAATGGGAAAAAGAAGCTGTTGCTCAAATGGAAGCTAAAGGTTTAAAATGGTCTCCAGAACCATCTGTTGCTGACAAAAAAGCTTGGGCTCAAGCTGGTGCTGGTCTTTGGGATGAGTATGCTGCTAAAGATAAATACAGCAAACAACTTATTGACGTATTAAAAAACCAAGCTAAGTAA
- a CDS encoding universal stress protein, whose protein sequence is MFKNILVPLHLDYIDNHEKLFAGALEVLDNEEGKLSLLYVNENRAHGSVYPILDEENEKHYNHDAFIELKKIAKKHSLPEDKITFNIRDGSAHREILEEARRIKADAIVMMATKPGLGSYFISSTSERVMRHAACSVFVIRLTDYQ, encoded by the coding sequence ATGTTTAAAAATATTTTAGTGCCATTGCATTTAGATTATATAGACAATCACGAAAAACTTTTTGCTGGAGCATTAGAAGTTTTAGATAATGAAGAGGGAAAATTATCTTTATTATATGTAAATGAAAACAGAGCTCATGGCTCTGTTTATCCAATTCTTGATGAAGAAAATGAGAAACATTACAATCATGATGCTTTTATAGAATTAAAAAAGATTGCTAAGAAACACTCTTTACCTGAAGATAAAATCACTTTTAATATAAGAGATGGTTCAGCTCACAGAGAGATTCTTGAAGAAGCAAGAAGAATAAAAGCTGATGCTATTGTTATGATGGCAACAAAACCAGGACTTGGAAGCTACTTTATAAGTAGTACTTCAGAGCGAGTTATGAGACATGCTGCTTGCTCTGTATTTGTAATCAGACTAACTGATTATCAATAA
- a CDS encoding TRAP transporter large permease subunit gives MGVELLTGVLLLFILIFFALGAPVGLALGGIAMMVGYFTWGDGIFNVIPTTVEATFFSFILLAIPLYIYMGQLLTHSGIGDAMFKASQMLIGKIRGSLAISVVFICSMIGAMVGIIGAGIMSSGSIALKPMLDAGYNKRLALGTIMAGGALGILIPPSIPMIMFAASTQNSVGRMFLGAMVPALVTVILLITYIIISSKIKPENAPLLSENNPGLPKLQGKEKLRVFRDGFLSIGLIFVVLGSIISGIATPTESGALGVAGAILLAIFFKRFKLEMMRTVGLQTGILVSVAMWIILGASVFSNFHLLMGIQGMISDFTHGLDLPPIMIIIMFQLIMLFLGFIIDEFIIVLMCAPLFTPIAVSLGYDPIWFGVLMIINILIAVQTPPYGFALFYLKGIAPPEVGMGEIYKSVTPFILVNLTVLIICMIFPEIVLWLPNKVMG, from the coding sequence ATGGGTGTTGAATTATTAACTGGTGTACTATTATTATTTATCTTAATCTTTTTTGCACTAGGTGCTCCTGTTGGATTAGCTTTAGGTGGTATCGCTATGATGGTAGGATATTTCACTTGGGGTGATGGAATTTTTAATGTTATTCCAACTACTGTTGAAGCTACATTTTTCAGTTTTATTTTATTAGCTATTCCATTATATATCTATATGGGTCAATTATTAACTCATTCAGGTATTGGTGATGCTATGTTTAAAGCTAGCCAGATGTTAATTGGTAAAATTAGAGGTTCATTAGCTATCAGTGTTGTATTTATCTGTTCTATGATTGGTGCAATGGTTGGTATTATTGGTGCAGGTATTATGAGTTCAGGAAGTATTGCATTAAAACCAATGCTTGATGCTGGATACAACAAAAGACTTGCTCTTGGTACGATTATGGCTGGTGGTGCTTTGGGTATTTTAATTCCACCAAGTATTCCAATGATTATGTTTGCAGCTTCAACTCAAAACTCTGTAGGTAGAATGTTCCTTGGAGCTATGGTTCCTGCTCTTGTAACTGTTATTTTACTTATTACATATATCATAATTAGTTCAAAAATCAAACCTGAAAATGCTCCATTATTAAGTGAAAACAACCCTGGTTTACCAAAACTTCAAGGGAAAGAAAAACTTAGAGTATTTAGAGATGGTTTCTTATCTATTGGTCTTATTTTTGTTGTTTTAGGAAGTATCATCAGTGGTATTGCTACTCCAACAGAATCTGGTGCATTAGGTGTTGCTGGAGCTATTTTACTTGCAATATTTTTCAAAAGATTTAAACTTGAAATGATGAGAACAGTTGGACTACAAACTGGTATTCTAGTAAGTGTTGCTATGTGGATTATTTTAGGTGCTTCTGTATTTAGTAACTTCCACTTACTTATGGGGATTCAAGGTATGATTTCAGATTTTACTCATGGTTTAGATTTACCTCCAATCATGATTATTATTATGTTCCAACTTATTATGCTTTTCCTTGGATTTATCATTGATGAATTTATTATTGTATTAATGTGTGCACCTTTATTTACTCCTATTGCTGTATCTTTAGGTTATGATCCAATCTGGTTTGGTGTTTTAATGATTATTAATATTTTAATTGCCGTACAAACTCCTCCATATGGGTTTGCATTGTTTTACTTAAAAGGTATTGCACCACCAGAAGTTGGTATGGGTGAAATTTATAAATCAGTTACACCATTTATTTTAGTTAACCTAACAGTGTTAATTATTTGTATGATTTTCCCAGAAATTGTTCTGTGGCTACCTAATAAAGTTATGGGATAA
- a CDS encoding TRAP transporter small permease: MFKKFLQIFCKTIDTVVMWLGKGASYLMPVLAFIVAYEVVARYIFDAPTIWAYDLSLFLFGYIAALGGAYAQQKKSHINVDILYLSVSPKVKNIFNLISYSLGIFFLVIVFYMSITKFNEALEFGYRRQSEWAPPMWHFWLMLCIASVTFAIQLIRDIIEEAYHLFTGLPLIEKESNDGC; the protein is encoded by the coding sequence ATGTTTAAAAAATTCTTACAAATTTTTTGCAAGACAATTGATACAGTTGTCATGTGGTTAGGGAAAGGGGCATCATATTTGATGCCCGTCCTTGCTTTTATTGTTGCTTATGAAGTAGTTGCTAGATATATTTTTGATGCTCCAACAATTTGGGCATACGATTTATCTTTGTTTCTATTTGGATATATTGCTGCTTTAGGGGGAGCTTATGCTCAACAGAAAAAATCTCATATTAATGTGGATATTCTTTATTTATCAGTTTCGCCTAAAGTTAAAAATATCTTTAATTTAATCTCTTACTCATTAGGTATATTTTTCCTAGTTATTGTATTTTATATGTCAATTACTAAATTTAATGAAGCATTAGAATTTGGATATAGACGTCAAAGTGAATGGGCACCTCCTATGTGGCATTTTTGGTTAATGCTATGTATTGCTAGTGTAACTTTTGCAATACAATTAATTAGAGATATTATTGAAGAAGCTTACCATTTATTTACTGGTTTACCTTTAATTGAAAAGGAGTCTAACGATGGGTGTTGA
- the gabT gene encoding 4-aminobutyrate--2-oxoglutarate transaminase: protein MNKNVQVVSNQNLQERKNKAFARGQGNAYPVYIKEAKNSEVWDVEGNRLIDFGTGIAVCNTGHSHPKIIEAVKTQIEKFSHTCFTVTPYEVGVELAEKLTKVAPGETEKKAIFVTTGAEAVENCVKIARAHTGRRGIIAFNGGFHGRTNMTMALTGKTMPYKKGFGPFPAEIYHLPYPTQFNGTSVKDTLTALKNLFKVDILPEDVAAIIIEPIQGEGGFYQTPVELLQELRRICDEHGIVLIIDEIQTGFARTGKMFNIEYAGIEPDLMTMAKGIAGGYPLSGVVGKAEIMDSAIPGGLGGTYGGSPVGCAAGLAVLEIIEEEDLINRANQIGDIFNKRLNELKDQFPELICDVRNKGAMIALELMKDGDIEKPNAELTKALTAKATEYGLILLSCGFNSNVIRFLPALTISDEIANEGLDKFQELFKNVVKN from the coding sequence ATGAATAAAAATGTTCAAGTGGTAAGCAATCAAAACTTACAAGAAAGAAAAAACAAGGCTTTCGCTAGAGGTCAAGGTAATGCTTACCCTGTATATATTAAAGAGGCTAAAAACTCTGAAGTTTGGGATGTTGAAGGTAATAGACTAATTGATTTTGGAACAGGTATTGCTGTATGTAATACTGGACATAGTCATCCAAAAATCATTGAGGCAGTTAAAACTCAAATTGAAAAATTCAGCCACACTTGTTTTACAGTTACTCCATATGAAGTAGGTGTTGAACTAGCTGAAAAATTAACTAAAGTAGCTCCAGGTGAAACTGAGAAAAAAGCTATTTTTGTTACAACTGGTGCTGAAGCTGTTGAAAACTGTGTGAAAATCGCAAGAGCACACACAGGAAGAAGAGGTATTATCGCATTTAATGGTGGTTTCCATGGTAGAACTAATATGACTATGGCTCTTACTGGAAAAACTATGCCTTATAAAAAAGGTTTTGGACCATTTCCAGCTGAGATTTATCACTTACCATACCCAACACAATTCAATGGTACATCAGTTAAAGATACTTTAACTGCACTAAAAAATCTATTCAAAGTAGATATTTTACCTGAAGATGTTGCAGCAATTATTATTGAGCCAATCCAAGGTGAAGGTGGTTTTTACCAAACTCCAGTAGAGCTATTACAAGAGCTTAGAAGAATTTGTGATGAACATGGAATAGTATTAATTATTGACGAAATCCAAACTGGATTTGCAAGAACTGGTAAAATGTTCAATATCGAGTATGCAGGTATTGAACCAGATTTAATGACAATGGCTAAAGGTATTGCTGGTGGTTACCCATTATCTGGTGTTGTTGGTAAAGCTGAAATTATGGATTCTGCAATTCCTGGTGGACTTGGTGGAACTTATGGTGGTTCACCAGTTGGATGTGCAGCTGGATTAGCTGTATTAGAAATAATTGAAGAAGAAGACTTAATTAACAGAGCAAATCAAATTGGTGATATCTTTAATAAAAGATTAAATGAACTTAAAGATCAATTTCCAGAATTAATTTGTGATGTAAGAAATAAAGGTGCTATGATTGCTTTAGAATTAATGAAAGATGGTGATATTGAAAAACCAAATGCTGAATTAACTAAAGCACTTACTGCAAAAGCTACAGAATATGGATTAATTCTATTATCTTGTGGTTTTAACAGCAATGTAATTAGATTTTTACCTGCATTAACAATAAGTGACGAGATTGCTAATGAGGGATTAGATAAATTCCAAGAATTATTTAAAAACGTAGTAAAAAACTAA
- a CDS encoding GNAT family N-acetyltransferase, which translates to MQSSISTPYSNFILKKATPNDADLVVTFIKKLAKYQNMENVITTTPERIKNILEENLAEVIFGIYEEEIVSFVYFNQKNSAFTGRKGLYIDAFFVDDCVRGKGLGKYIFQYLSKYSKDKGYEYLEWACFDWNKSAIKFYENLGAKCVESLDIYRLSPENLSLNAKEFEENQL; encoded by the coding sequence ATGCAGAGTTCAATCTCTACTCCATACTCAAATTTTATTTTAAAAAAAGCAACACCGAATGATGCAGATTTAGTGGTTACTTTTATTAAAAAACTTGCAAAATATCAAAATATGGAAAATGTGATTACAACAACACCTGAACGTATTAAAAATATTTTAGAAGAAAACTTGGCTGAAGTTATTTTTGGTATTTATGAGGAGGAGATTGTTTCATTTGTATACTTTAATCAAAAAAATTCTGCCTTTACAGGAAGAAAAGGACTTTATATAGATGCCTTTTTTGTAGATGACTGTGTACGAGGAAAAGGTTTAGGAAAATATATATTTCAATATCTTTCAAAATATTCAAAGGATAAAGGTTATGAATATTTAGAATGGGCTTGTTTTGATTGGAATAAGTCTGCAATAAAGTTTTATGAAAATCTTGGAGCGAAGTGTGTAGAGAGTTTAGATATCTATAGATTGAGCCCTGAAAATTTATCTTTAAATGCAAAAGAATTTGAAGAAAATCAATTATAA